One window of the Lepeophtheirus salmonis chromosome 7, UVic_Lsal_1.4, whole genome shotgun sequence genome contains the following:
- the LOC121121834 gene encoding neuronal calcium sensor 1 isoform X2, with translation MSFGKQEETQQLGNPPSHHIRLHPENQELNEEFGKAVSNLSSEFENELSGEEDEEEDDPSKRQNPLVRLIVKLTKKQSEVKKKDLTLDMFQPSRYKPNDLDQMAEDTKFSKREVRCLYRAFKQECPNGIVDEESFRDIYEKIFPLGDAGQYAHLVFSAIDNERTGGITFGDFMEFLSVICKGTTHDKILWAFKFYDVDKNGFISKDEMVKVSDSIHELMGVNGTTPKSGSKTVKHIEQVFDTMDLNSDGKITIEEFIIYCTSNQEVYESMTFLTKQKVV, from the exons aCCAGGAACTTAATGAGGAGTTTGGAAAAGCCGTCAGCAATCTCTCTAGTGAGTTCGAAAATGAACTCAGTGGCGAAGAAGATGAGGAGGAAGATGATCCATCAAAACGTCAAAATCCTTTAGTGAG GCTCATcgtaaaattaaccaaaaaacaGTCAGAggtgaaaaaaaaggatttgactCTCGATATGTTCCAGCCAAGCAGATACAAACCCAACGATCTGGATCAAATGGCTGAAGATACAAAATTTTCCAAAC GAGAGGTTCGGTGTTTATATCGAGCTTTTAAACAAGAATGTCCAAATGGTATCGTTGACGAAGAATCCTTTCGGGATATATATGAAAAGATATTTCCACTGGGAGATGCAGGACAGTACGCTCATTTGGTTTTTTCTGCTATTGATAATGAGAGAACAGGTGGAATTACATTTGGAGACTTTATGGAGTTCCTATCCGTGATTTGTAAGGGCACAACCCATGATAAAATTCTATGGGCTTTTAAGTTTTATGATGTTGACAAAAATGGATTTATCTCAAAGGATGAAATGGTCAAG GTATCAGACTCGATCCATGAGCTAATGGGTGTTAATGGAACAACGCCTAAAAGTGGGTCCAAGACTGTTAAACACATAGAACAAGTTTTTGACACAATGGACCTAAATAGTGATGGAAAAATTACAATAgaggaatttattatttactgtaCCAGCAATCAAGAAGTCTACGAGTCTATGACATTTCTTACTAaacaaaaagttgtttaa